A segment of the Salminus brasiliensis chromosome 5, fSalBra1.hap2, whole genome shotgun sequence genome:
GCCCAGGCTACAGTCTGCTTTGTCATGAACAAACTGTTTTGCAAAGAACATGAAGATGAAAAGCTGAGCCTCCAGGTCAGGGCCTGCTGTCATTTTCTATAGGCTTTGTGAAATGAACTTCAGTAGAGCTACATTGAGAAGGCTTAATTTGCTCTTCATGCTTATTATGCAGTGTCCTTTTATACGTTGCTATGCAACAAATCCATGCATGGCTAGCTGTTTGGCTGTGCTCCAATAAGAACACTTTCTAACAAGAGAACTTGTTAACAAGGGAGCTAGTATTTAGGATTCTGGCTGGGTGTCACATCATTAGTGGGAGGCCACGCAGTGCACGTACAtcaaatttttatttttcagtaaGCTAATAAGTTAGATTGATAAATAGATACTTTATTGCTCCTGAAGGacatttagcagccagtagcattgcacaatacaattaaaataataacaataaatagaataaatgtaaaaagaaataTGCTTTTGAAACCAACCAGAGAAAGGCAGTGCAGTTCTAAAGGAATGAAGCATATggcaatactgaataaatatgtgCAAATATTGGTATTCAAGTAAAATGTCAGTGGTGTTGaggagtgcagatgtacaggatgtacagtaaagtgtagaTTAAATCTATTATTAAACATAAGAGACTCAGTCCTCACCCTTCCTTCTCACTCTTCTGGGCCCACATGGAAGAGTTGAGGAGCCTGATGGCTCTCAGAACAAAGGATCTCCTGAGTCTGTCtgtagagcagctctgtgacagCAACCTGCCACTGAACGTGCTCATTTGGTCCATAATGATGATGTGTAGTGGGTGACCATTATCGTCAATGAtggagagcagtttgtgcagtttCCTCCTCTCTGCCACCTTAACCACAGAGTCCAGTTCCACACTAATCCAGTACGTCTGACCAGCCTGTCGAGTCGCTACTTATAATAACTTTCCCTGCACTGTACAGCAGCAAAACAACTGAATATTATTCCTACATAAAGGTGCTATTAATTTCGCTGTCACGTGTGTATTAGCTAGCTGAGCTGATAAACCAGCCAACAAGTTAGCTAGCATGTATGTTGCATATGAGGAAAGCAATGACAACCTCCCCAGGCCAGTCATCAGCACTGAATGTCTGTATAGCTTACAAAGTTTTAAATACTGCCCAAATATCATCAGTCTAGTTGATCTCACACAAATCAAACCATCAGTGCCTCAGCTAGTTTTTACAACTCTCACATTATTTATTGTCACTTGAGAAAACTTTTGAACATTGGTCTATTTAAAATGCAGCTACACAGCTCAGCTACAGCCAAGCTAGAGAGCTAATGTTTAAGACATACATGCATCGTGTGagtgtcgtctcggttcgtcttcctctggagagtgtaaccaccgtctttagttgtaacaatgaaatattttatttcaatcaaaagaacagtgtggagagagtctgccaattctgagtgcccctcgatctctctctcgaccgacataggaataccttgagtttttataccctacttcacgtcatattctgttggattgttcccatatgtGGAATgcttgcatttcatccataaggaacactcattagcccccaccattacatacgtggtccacagacacatctggaccacgtttaaatcCCTGTCATGTCcacccaaagggatgtccaaatctaaacagcctCTTATGTTCGTTCGATTCATGtatagttttcacatttggtcaggaaacggagccccctttcttttctacatctacCCTGTGTGGCTTATCATAtaattcctcaactccataccattccttcaggcctatgaacatctgcatagccaataaatacactacatgagCAAATTCAGTCAGCTAATGTTCAAATTAGCTCAGAGACTGTGCACAGTAATCAGACACCAGACAGATGAAAAAACTATATTCAGCTATTCCACCTATATCAGTTATTCCAGCTATATCACCTACCCAGAGATCACTCTGACTATGTACATAAATGCTATTGACTATGAACCACAAATTGGCTAAAACATTATGAACCGCTTCCCACCATGCCATGACATGACATTACCAAATGCTCTACCCAACTGCCAAAAGATACACAATTAGCTGTGCTACCAACAGCACCACAGTAAGTCAACCAAATGGTCTCGCTCATCAAATGAGCTCTAAAGTGTGTCTGAactttagttttagttttacttTACTGCTGCCTCGAAACATTTTTGATCATTTCCATGCACATCCCCTGATTATAAACACACAAGGTTATGAACATAGACCATTGTTATGACGGTGGTCAACTACCAATGTGTCAATAAACAGGCAGCAGACTAGCATGGCGGTGCTTGCTGCTAGGTCATGGTGTTACAGGACAGAATAGGAATGCAAAGCTAGGGGAGAACAATGCTCTAGGTAAGGGGGCATTGTCCCGCATAACCCAGAGGGGCATGTCTAACTAAGATGTAAATATGCTCAAATCAGAACACAGACATTATAAAGGCTTTATCAGAGTGATGAGTTTATTAGAGATCCACATGAGCTTCTTTCTTACACACAAACCCAAAGGATACAagttaaatatttgttttattaaaggtgcatgtattttgccactgtacagtgtgcactgcacagcgaaatgtgtcctccgcatttaacccagctgtggtagtgaacacacacacacacacacacacacacactagtgatctaggggcagtgagtacacacacacccagagcagtgggcagccaactccaccGCCCAGGGagtagagagggtaaagggccttgctcaggggcccaacagcagcttgccaagcctgggaatcgaacccacaaccctgttatcgatagcccaccactgccccattatTAATAGAAATATGAATTTCAATATGAGTTTATTTGACAGATGTATTATCGTAATACACTGTCGATTAATAGTTCATCTATTATGTAGAATAACGAACTGCACTGAATATTTGTTAAACGTTTTCCAAAGCCTCATctacatcttcatctacaggaAAGCCAGGAGTTCTGGAAAGTGAAGGAAATGTAAAATAGTGTGAAACACAGAATTATACATTTagtactttatttttatttgtatatttatatttatagccagatattttatttttgtcctaGACACATTGTGTATTAGGTTTAATAAACTGCTCAGCTGGATTGAATAAAGGTATCTTTATGCACATTGTTAATAAACTATGAATTAATACAATATTAATGACTAATTATTAATGTTAATCAGTACTGCATTTGAATAATTTTCACTTTTATGATTACAGTGCTTCTGAACATCAGAAATCCCATAATTTCCCCTTCAGACTGGGCGGATAACCATATATGGTCATTAGCGAGGCGGCTTGCTTAGCATTGTGGTTGAGTTAGTGCAGGCTGAGCCGCTCACAGAGTGCTGAATAAGAGGAGGGGACACCGTTTAGTTAGGAGCAGTGACTCGCTCACTCCGCTAATCCTAGTTGGCTCCGTGTCTGAGGGCTTTTGCTGCACTTACGCGAATCCTCGAGGGCTGTATAAATCACACGGGACGAGTTTACTGTAGCTCATTTCCACCTGGTCACGGCACGGTTTGACCTCAGCCTCAGGGGCAGCTGAAGCACAGGACCGGAGTTGAGCCTTTCTCTGGGACTACAATAAAGACCACGATGCGGACACAACGCTTcagctggctgtgtgtgtggctggcagTGTTGGGAAACGAGTTCGTTTCAGGTGAGTTTATTCATCTGTGTTCACTTTATCGAGTTTAGCTATATCTTTTCATTTCTCCTAGTTATCCAGTTCTGCTGGATGTAGTCTTAATGAAAAACCAATGTTCCTGATTACTTTCTTGGGCAGGCACTTTTCCTAAAGCCCAGAATGTCACCTGGGATTCTTTGAACTTTAAGACGTTATTAACATGGAGCCCCAAGCCTGTGAACTATACATACACTGTTGAATTCTCCAAGTAAGTGATGCTTTCCtttctttcagtctttctcatTTCTTTGGTTATATAGCAAAATGGTTCTAACTTGACTTCAGTTTATGACTGGATTGTAACATTTAATAAGAAATATCTAAACCTAGGAACAGCTTTACCTGTTTTCTTAAACAACCTGTTTTGAGCCCTGGGTCTGCATGCTGGGACCTTAATTTCGGCAGTTTTCTACATCCTAAGGATTAGCATTGAGTGATTACTggaaagcaatgcaaactgagTGAGGGAATGAGGATTGGAAGATGAGTGCTTTTCATTTAAAGGATTAAATTAAATGGATCTTTCCTGTTACAGCCTAATACAACTAAATTTTGGCGGTTCTTAGTGTATTAAGAGTGTTGTATAAAATGACCAAAACACAAAGCTCGACATTAGGCTGTGATTTACTCTTTACTCTTTGTGCTCTGTTGGAAAAATCCACACCCATTGCTTGTTTCGGCATGCTTTAAATACTGTAAGGTTAGTGGATTACAAGATCTCAGTCTTAAATTCTCTTGCAACTTGGTTCCAGACAACACCAGGACAAGGAGAGGAACCGTCTCTGTATTCAGACCAGTGAAACGGAATGTGATCTTACTGCTGATCTTAAAGACCTGAAAGGTCGCTACAACGCTGAGGTGCTGTCAGAACCAATGCGGGATGCGTCCTCTGACCTCATTGAGCCCCCGTATACAACATCTCCCTGGTTCATTCCCTATCAAGACAGTAGGTTTCTGCAAAAACTTTTGATCTCAtatattatttcatatattttcataGAATTGGATTTTTTGTCATCACATTATGTTGTAATAAACTCAATAAGGCCTGAATTAAAGCCACACATTATACAAGCTGTGGGATGCAAATTCGTACTGGTCTAAGTTGACTTTAAAGCTTTGTAGCATTGCTGTCATGttaaaaaatgaatttaaaaatgtatctaATGTAAAACAATTTATATTCAAAATATTTTTCAGTAAGCTaatagatagatactttattgcTCCCGAAGGacatttagcagccagtagcaattgcacaatacagcacagtaagacaatacaataattacaataataacaataaatagaatagatgtaaaaaaaaacaaaaaaaaacaaatgtttggCACAAacatccttttttcttttttagccACCATCGGCAAACCTGATTTTAAGATTAAGGTGAGCGAAGACCAGCGGAAAATAACCCTCTATGTAGCAGACATCCCAACAGCTATCTTAAATGCGCAGCGTCAGAGGATGACTATTCGGGATATCTTTAAAGAAGACTTACAGTACAAGGTCATCTATAGGAAAGCCAAGAGCTCTGGAAAGGTATGTAATGATTGTAAATTAAAGCGTTTAAAAAGTGTTTCTAAAGTGTTTAAAATCTATTTATATCACACTCAAATCTCTGAAATGGAAACTTTAAAGGTTAAAAACTTTCTTCATTGTGATGTACTTTTATTTAATGAGATTTCATTAATGTAAGTCATTGTGgatttctgttggtctatttCGTACAGTGTAAGGGGCATTTTAAACTGgtcaatgaaaaaaatatgttttttgatATGGCAGCAACATTCTGTTATGTTTCCACTGTGTTCCAGTTCCCACCCACATATATAGAAAGGCACAAATATTATCACTACTTAAAGCTTTactgtttaaatattaaaaggTACCGGATAAGGCTTCTCTTACGGTGGTGTTTGACAAGTTGGAGTGGTATTATTAATGCTAATCCTTACTGTATATCACCTAGATGATCTTGTCAACAGATCTTAAAGACATACACAGGACTGTGCAATGGTCTTGGGCAGCCA
Coding sequences within it:
- the f3a gene encoding coagulation factor III, tissue factor a translates to MRTQRFSWLCVWLAVLGNEFVSGTFPKAQNVTWDSLNFKTLLTWSPKPVNYTYTVEFSKQHQDKERNRLCIQTSETECDLTADLKDLKGRYNAEVLSEPMRDASSDLIEPPYTTSPWFIPYQDTTIGKPDFKIKVSEDQRKITLYVADIPTAILNAQRQRMTIRDIFKEDLQYKVIYRKAKSSGKKEKYSTSSEIELTDLDRGVSYCFNVQAYISSRKTEKQLGELSHVLCSPEGDMSIFEEYSLAVIAAAILSIIVIISAVIAIIVVCCKRQQRAKNKAKERVPLKHV